One part of the Bacillota bacterium genome encodes these proteins:
- a CDS encoding thiamine pyrophosphate-dependent dehydrogenase E1 component subunit alpha yields the protein MFRQMVRIRAFETRVGELFAQGKIPGFVHLYIGEEATAVGVCSNLKPSDYITSTHRGHGHCLAKGGDMKAMMAELFGRKSGYCKGKGGSMHIADVDIGILGANGIVGGGLTVAAGAALSAKMRGTDQVTVCFFGDGASNQTTFHEGLNIASIWNLPVVYVCENNLYGISMHQSRHQKVADVADRAGAYGIPGVTVDGNDVMAVYEAAKEAIGRARAGDGPTLLECKTYRWKGHFEGDPTLYRSVEELEEWKRRCPILAFNGRLLEMEALSPEEAASIQSGAEAEVEDAVKCAAESPFPSPEEALEDLFA from the coding sequence ATGTTCAGGCAAATGGTGAGGATCCGCGCTTTCGAAACGAGGGTCGGCGAGCTATTCGCACAGGGCAAGATCCCGGGTTTCGTCCACCTGTACATAGGCGAAGAGGCGACGGCAGTGGGCGTATGCTCGAACCTGAAACCGTCCGATTACATAACAAGCACACACAGGGGACACGGTCACTGCCTTGCCAAGGGCGGGGACATGAAGGCCATGATGGCCGAGTTGTTCGGCCGCAAGAGCGGGTACTGCAAGGGCAAGGGCGGCTCAATGCACATCGCCGATGTTGACATCGGGATATTGGGCGCCAACGGTATAGTCGGCGGCGGCCTGACGGTCGCGGCCGGCGCCGCCCTGTCCGCGAAGATGCGCGGGACCGACCAGGTGACTGTGTGTTTCTTCGGTGACGGCGCATCGAACCAGACGACCTTCCACGAGGGATTGAACATCGCTTCGATATGGAATCTTCCCGTGGTCTACGTTTGTGAAAACAACCTGTACGGCATTTCAATGCACCAGTCCCGTCATCAGAAGGTGGCCGACGTGGCGGACAGGGCGGGGGCGTACGGGATCCCGGGTGTGACAGTCGACGGCAATGACGTTATGGCCGTATACGAGGCCGCCAAAGAAGCGATCGGCCGGGCCAGGGCCGGAGACGGCCCGACGCTCCTGGAGTGCAAGACGTACCGCTGGAAGGGTCATTTTGAGGGTGATCCGACGCTTTACCGGTCGGTAGAAGAGCTGGAGGAGTGGAAGCGGAGGTGCCCCATCCTCGCGTTCAATGGCCGCCTCCTCGAAATGGAGGCTCTCTCGCCGGAGGAAGCCGCCTCCATCCAGTCCGGAGCCGAGGCCGAAGTCGAGGACGCGGTGAAGTGCGCGGCGGAGAGCCCGTTCCCTTCGCCCGAGGAAGCCCTCGAAGACCTTTTCGCTTGA